A segment of the Jatrophihabitans endophyticus genome:
GCCGGTACGAAGCTCCCGGCGAAGAAGCCGGCGGCCGCGATGCGCCGCTCGACCAGGGCAAGTCGGATGCCGAGGGCGATCACTCCCCCGGACCAGCCCACCGGCCCGTCGATCCCGGGCATGGCGAGCAGGGCGTCCAGGACGGCCTGCCATTCCGGGGCGGCCTGCTCGACCAACGGCGGGACGAGCCGCTCGACCGCGTCGCCGACCGGCTCGCCGGCCGCGAGCGCCCGGTGCAGCTCCGCGCGGGCCCGTTCGGCCTCAGCGGAACGCGGTCGGTCGCCGCTGCCGGGGAGCTCGATGGTGGCCGCGGCGAACCCGCCTGCCACCGCCCGAGCCGCCCGGGCGGCCAGCCGGGGGTACATCGCGCGCAGTCCGCCGGGATGGCCGATCAGGAGCAGCGGCGTGGACGTCGCGGTCGTCGTCGGCGTCCACAGGATGCCGGGGATCTCGTCGAGGACGAGGTCGCGCTCGCGGATGCCGCCGGGGAGCTGTCGTTGCGAGGTGAATCGCATGGTCGCGCCTTTCGGGAGAGCTATCGCCAGAAGCGCTCCCGGACGACCTATCGCCCGACCGTGACCCCCGCGGGGAGCACCCATGTCGTCATGTCGGTCACGGATACCACCTCCTCGTCGCTCACACGGTCTCGGGGACGGTAGCAACGTCCCGTTCCGCTGTCGTCCGGTTTCCGACGGCGCGAGCCCGTGGGTCGAGGCGCAGCGCGACCGCGGTGGCGGCGACCACGGCGGCCAGCACCACACCGAGCACGGTGAGCGTCAGGGCGTCGGGGGCGGTGACGGGTTGGCCCCGCAGCGCCTGCCACAGGCTCACGCCGAACAGTCCGGCCCACCCGCCGGCGCCGATCAGCACGAGCCGGACGTGCGTCGCCTCGGTCAGCCGCGCGGTCGTGGGCAGGAGCGTCAGCACGAGGGCGAGCAGGGGCAACGCCTGCAGGGTGTGCAGGCCCACGAAATGCGGAATGCGCAGGTCGCCACCGACCGTGGACCATCCGGTCAGCGGCAACGACGCTCCCCCGTCGGCGGCGCCGACGGTGTGCCCGCCGCGTATCGGCGCACCGTGCTGCGACGCGCGCGGAACGATCATGAGGAAGCCGACCGACATGCCGAGCACGGTGCCGCCGACCCCGAGCCGGATCGCCAGGGTGGTGGCCCGGTGCGCCACCGGTGCCTCGCGCAGGAGCGCGACACCGACCGCGATGGTGGCGGTGAAGATGACCGCGACGGCGACGCCCATGCCGGCGAAGACCACGCGGTCGACCGGGGTCGCGTAGTCGAAGTGGCTCTGCCGTCCGCGCAGCACCTGCATCACGATCGCGAGCATCTCCAGGCCGGAACCGACGGCGATGACCGTGCCCGCGCGGTGCGCGAACCGACGCACCCGCGGCCGCCGCAACCGGGAGGTCAGCCATGCCAGGGTCACCGCGTACGCGAGGAACGAGATCGAGAACAGCAGCGGCTTGGCCCAGATGGGCACGCCGACCAGCACCCGGTCGTCGGCCGCGTACCCCACACCCGACACCGCCCCGGTGACCACCATCGACGCCGCGAACCGCATCAGGGGACGGTGCCAGTGCATCGCCTCGCGCAGTGCCATGGTGGGCATCGTCGTCTCCTGACCGAGTTGTCGTCCCTCGACCCGGTGGTGCCCCGCCCGACCAACTCGTAAACAGTTGTAAATTGCTGCTCGTGGCGACGACACCGGCGGGCAGGCACATCCGCAACCCCCAGGGGACGGGCGGCCGGCTGCGGGCGGACATCCTGGCCGCGGCCGGCCGGATCCTGGAGTCGACGGGCAGCGACGACGCCGTGACGCTGCGCGCCATCGCGCGCGAAGCCGGCATCACCGCGCCGGCCATCTACGCGCACTTCGCCGATCGCGACGCCATCCGTCGCACGGTGATCGAGCAGACCTTCACGCAGCTCGCGACGGTGTTGACCACCGCGGCCGACACCGAGCACGAGCCCGTCGCCCGACTGCACGTGGTATGCCACGCCTACCTCGACTTCGCCGCACGCCGGCCGCACCACTACCGCCTGCTCTTCGAGCGCCACCGTGCCGCCCGGGGCGCGGACGCCGGGCCCGCGGCCCCCGACGTCGGGTCCATCGTCGGGGCGGATGCGTTCGGCGTGCTGCTGCAGGCGGCGGACTCGTGCATCCGCTCCGGCGCGTCCACGGCCGTCGACCCCGTCGCGAGCGCCACCCGGGTGTGGGTCGGCCTGCACGGCCAGGCCACCCTGCAGGCCAGCCTGCCGTGGTTCCCGTGGCCCCCGGCCGACCGCTTGGCGACCGACGTCGTGCGACGGATGGCCGACCTGCGCTGACGAGACGGCGCGCGGCGCTCCCGTTCCGATGCGTCCGGGCCGTTGTCGGTCCTCGCGGGCACACTGCGCGCCATGACATCGTGGGCGGACGTGCAGGCGAGCTCGCCCGAACTCGCCGAGATCGTGCGGCGCACCTTCGCGGTGCGCAAGCACGCCACCATGGCGACGGTCCGGCGCAACGGTGAACCTCGTATCAGCGGTACCGAGGTCGACTTCCACGACGACGGCCACGTCTACCTCGGCATGATGGCCGGCGCGCAGCGGGCCGGCGATCTGCGCCGCTACCCGCGGGTGGCCGTCCACTGCCCCACCGAGGACCCGCCCGCGGACGATCCGGCGGCCTGGCCCGGCGACGGCAAGATCACCGCACGGGCCAGGGAGGTCGAGCCGTTCCGCTTCCGCCTCGACATCGACACCGTCGTCCTCACCAGGGTCGCGGCAGGCGCCGAGGAACTCGAGATCACGGTGTGGCGCGCGGCCACGGGCGACACCACCGTGACCCGGCGTGGGTAGCCGCAAACGGGTCGGAGGTCCCTAATGTCCACGGATGGGTTGCGTACAACCTAGGCGTCGGCGACGCTGAATTCAGGACGGCGGCAGCGCCGTTCGCGGTGCCTCACCCGGTCGGCTACCCCCCGCACCGGCGACGGGCGGGAGCACCGCGCAGGTCGCGTCGCCTGCACCCGGTCATCCCCCGCGACCGGGTGCAGGCGAGGCGGCGTCGGCCAGCTCGGTGGCGAAGTCCCGCGGGTCGGACGTGGTCTCGCTGACGGTCATGCCGGGCTCCGATCGACGGTGGTGGACGGGTCGGCGGCGTACCGGCCGCCGGGTATCGCCGCGAGCAGCTCGCGGGTGTAGTCGTGCTGCGGGTGGTCGAAGAGATCGGCCGTGTCGCCCTGCTCCACGATGCGCCCGGCCTGCATGACGGCCACCCGGTCGGCGATCTGACGCACCACCGCGAGGTCGTGCGAGATGAACAGGTAGGCGACGCCGGTGTCGGCCTGCAGCTCGGCGAGCAGCTCGAGCACGCGGGCCTGGACCGACACGTCCAGGGCCGAGACCGGCTCGTCGCAGACGATGAGCTCCGGCGACAGCGCCAGGGCCCGTGCGATCGCCACACGCTGTCGTTGGCCGCCGGACAGCTCCGCCGGACGTCGCGACAGTATCGCCGCGGGCAGCGCCACCTGATCGAGCAGCTCGCGCGCCCGCGCCGTCCGCGACGCCGTGTCGCCGACGCGGAAAGCCCGCAGCGGCTCGGTGATCACGTCGGCGACGGCCCAGCGCGGATCGAGCGACGCGTAGGGGTTCTGGTAGACGAGCTGCGCCCGGCGTCGCAGCCGGCGTAGCTGCGGCCCGCGGGCGGCGGTGACGTCCTCGCCGTCCACGACGAGCTGCCCGGCCGTCGGGTCGACCAGCCGCAGTACGAGGCGTGCCGTCGTCGACTTGCCGGAGCCCGACTCGCCCACCAGCGCGAGCGTGCGCCCCCGTTCGACGGTGAAGCTGACGCCGTCGACCGCGCGCAGCGTCCGCGCCGCGGGGTCGGCATGCGGCACGCGGTACTCCTTCACCAGGTCGCGGGCGTCGACCAGCGGCACGTCGGGGGCGGCCCCGGGTGCGCCGCCGGCGACAGGGACGGCGGCGGGAGGACGCCCGGTGCGCGGCCGGACGACGGTGAGGCTGGGCGCGCTGGCCAACAGCTGGCGGGTGTACGCGTGCTGCGGGTCGCGCAGGAGCCGTTCCGTGGAGCCGGTCTCGACGACACGACCCTGCGACATGACCACGATGCGCTGCGCCCGGTCGGCGGCCACGCCGAGGTCGTGCGTGACGAGCAGGACCGCCGTCCCCGACTCCTCGGTGAGTCGTTGCAGGTGGTCGAGGATGACGCGCTGCACCGTGACGTCCAGGGCGCTCGTCGGCTCGTCGGCGATGATCAGCCGGGGCTCGGCGGCGATCGCGACCGCGATGAGCGCGCGCTGCCGCATGCCCCCCGACAGCTCGTGCGGGTACTGCCGGGCACGGGTGGCCGGATCGCTCAGCCCCGCTCGCGCGAGCACCTCCACGGCCTCGGTGGGCGCAGCCCGGCGGCCGGCGAGGTCGTGGATGCGCAGCACCTCGGCCACCTGCTCGCCGATGCGTTTCACCGGGTTGAGCGAGACCGACGGGTCCTGCGGGACGAAGCCGATCCGGCGGCCGCGGACGTGGCGCAGCTCGCGCTCGGACATCGCCGTGAGCTCGTGGCGGCCGAGCTGCACCGTGCCGGCGTCGATGCTGCCGTTGGCCGCGAGCAGCCGCACGACGGCGTGCGCGGTCGTGCTCTTGCCCGAGCCGGACTCGCCGACCACCGCGACCACCTCGCCGGCACGGACGTCGAGGTCGACGCCGGCGACCGCCGCGACCGTCGCACCCCGGGTGCGGTAGGAGACCGACAGGTCGCGCACCCGCAGCAGCACGTCGTGGTCCGCCGCGGCGGACACGTCCGACGTGGTCATCGCTGCCTCGCCCACTCGCCGTCCAACGCCCGGGCGATGCGGTTGACGGCGAGCACCGTCGCGGCGATGGTCGACCCCGGCAGCGCGGTGAGCCACCAGGCGTTGCCGAGATAGTTGCGCCCGGTGGAGATCAGCGTGCCCCACTCCGGTGCGGGAGGTCGGGCCCCGTAGCCGAGGAAGCTCAGCGACGACACCGCCAGCACGGCGGTGCCGAACTCCAGCGTCGCGAGCACCAGCACCGGCCCGAGGGCGTTGGGCAGCACGTGCCGGCCGAGCACGGCGTACCAGCGTGTGCCGCACGAGCGGGACGCCTCGACGAACACCGCCTGCCGCACCCGCAGCACCTCGGCCCGCATCACCCGCGCGAACCCGGCCACGCTCGCCACGCCGACGGCGACGGCCACCTTGACCGTGCCGTAGCCGAGCGCGGTGACCAGGGCCAGGGACAGGAACAGCGCCGGGATGGACAGCAGCACGTCGACCAGCCGCATGATCACGTCCTCCACCCAGCGACCGACGAATCCGGCGACCAGGCCGAGCGATCCGCCCACCACGAAGGCGACGAGCACGGCGATCAACGTGGCCTGCAGCGAGAGCTGGGCGCCGTGGACGACGCGCGAGAAGACGTCACGGCCGAGCTCGTCGGTGCCGAACCAGTGCGCGCCGCTCGGACCCCGGAAGTTCTGCGACGGCGTGCCCAGCAACGGGTCCTGCGAGGTGAACAGCCCCGGCCAGAACGACGCGAGCACGATCAGGACGGCGACGACGACCGCGAGCACGAGCCCGGGCCGGTGCCCCGCGAAGCGCAGCACCCGGCGCGGGTCGACACCTCGGGAGCGGCGGTCACCGGCGGGCGGCTCCGTCTGTCGCGGCACGTCGGGTTCGACGGCACCGGCGACCTCGCCCACCAGCACCTGGCTCACGCCACACCCACCCGGCGGCCGGGAACGGCGACGATGCGCGGATCGAGCAAGGGGTAGAGCAGGTCGACCACGAGGTTCACCAGCACGAAGATCAGCGCGCCGAGCACCACGACGCCCTGCACGAGCGGCAGGTCCTGCGCGGTGACCGCTGCCGCCGTCACGCGTCCCAATCCGTTGCGGGCGAACACCGTCTCGACCACGACCGAGCTGGCCAGCAGCTGGCCGGTGAGCAGGCCGACGATCGTCAACGCGGGCAGCGAGGCGTTGCGCAGTGCGTGCCGCAGGTGGATGCGAATCCGCCCCGCCCCCTTGGCGTGCGCGGTGTCGACGTAGGGCTGGTCGAGAGCGGTGAGCAGGCCCTTGGCGAGCACCTGCGCGACCAGGGCACCGGTGGGGATCGCGAGGGTGACCGCGGGCAGCACGATGCTCGCCACGCCGTCGTTGCCGAACGCCGGGAACCAGTGCTGCCGGAACGAGAACAGCTGCACCAGCATCAGCCCGATCCAGAACGTCGGCACCGACACCCCCAGCGGCGGCAGCGAGAGCAACAGCTGCCGCAGCCAGCGATGTCTCGTGTACGTCGCGAGCAGCGCGAGCCCGCCGCCGACGA
Coding sequences within it:
- a CDS encoding TetR/AcrR family transcriptional regulator, giving the protein MATTPAGRHIRNPQGTGGRLRADILAAAGRILESTGSDDAVTLRAIAREAGITAPAIYAHFADRDAIRRTVIEQTFTQLATVLTTAADTEHEPVARLHVVCHAYLDFAARRPHHYRLLFERHRAARGADAGPAAPDVGSIVGADAFGVLLQAADSCIRSGASTAVDPVASATRVWVGLHGQATLQASLPWFPWPPADRLATDVVRRMADLR
- a CDS encoding pyridoxamine 5'-phosphate oxidase family protein, with translation MTSWADVQASSPELAEIVRRTFAVRKHATMATVRRNGEPRISGTEVDFHDDGHVYLGMMAGAQRAGDLRRYPRVAVHCPTEDPPADDPAAWPGDGKITARAREVEPFRFRLDIDTVVLTRVAAGAEELEITVWRAATGDTTVTRRG
- a CDS encoding dipeptide ABC transporter ATP-binding protein; this encodes MTTSDVSAAADHDVLLRVRDLSVSYRTRGATVAAVAGVDLDVRAGEVVAVVGESGSGKSTTAHAVVRLLAANGSIDAGTVQLGRHELTAMSERELRHVRGRRIGFVPQDPSVSLNPVKRIGEQVAEVLRIHDLAGRRAAPTEAVEVLARAGLSDPATRARQYPHELSGGMRQRALIAVAIAAEPRLIIADEPTSALDVTVQRVILDHLQRLTEESGTAVLLVTHDLGVAADRAQRIVVMSQGRVVETGSTERLLRDPQHAYTRQLLASAPSLTVVRPRTGRPPAAVPVAGGAPGAAPDVPLVDARDLVKEYRVPHADPAARTLRAVDGVSFTVERGRTLALVGESGSGKSTTARLVLRLVDPTAGQLVVDGEDVTAARGPQLRRLRRRAQLVYQNPYASLDPRWAVADVITEPLRAFRVGDTASRTARARELLDQVALPAAILSRRPAELSGGQRQRVAIARALALSPELIVCDEPVSALDVSVQARVLELLAELQADTGVAYLFISHDLAVVRQIADRVAVMQAGRIVEQGDTADLFDHPQHDYTRELLAAIPGGRYAADPSTTVDRSPA
- a CDS encoding ABC transporter permease, with product MPRQTEPPAGDRRSRGVDPRRVLRFAGHRPGLVLAVVVAVLIVLASFWPGLFTSQDPLLGTPSQNFRGPSGAHWFGTDELGRDVFSRVVHGAQLSLQATLIAVLVAFVVGGSLGLVAGFVGRWVEDVIMRLVDVLLSIPALFLSLALVTALGYGTVKVAVAVGVASVAGFARVMRAEVLRVRQAVFVEASRSCGTRWYAVLGRHVLPNALGPVLVLATLEFGTAVLAVSSLSFLGYGARPPAPEWGTLISTGRNYLGNAWWLTALPGSTIAATVLAVNRIARALDGEWARQR
- a CDS encoding ABC transporter permease, whose product is MRRYVLRRVGQAVGVLWAAYTVSFFVLYYLPGDPISALAGASSDAVPVDPAQLAALRHEYGYDKPVLLQYLDYLGRALRGDFGDSVSTGRSVRDTIVDALPATLQLTAAAIVLAVVVGGGLALLATYTRHRWLRQLLLSLPPLGVSVPTFWIGLMLVQLFSFRQHWFPAFGNDGVASIVLPAVTLAIPTGALVAQVLAKGLLTALDQPYVDTAHAKGAGRIRIHLRHALRNASLPALTIVGLLTGQLLASSVVVETVFARNGLGRVTAAAVTAQDLPLVQGVVVLGALIFVLVNLVVDLLYPLLDPRIVAVPGRRVGVA